In Candidatus Eisenbacteria bacterium, the DNA window TGCGCCTGGACGGCCCCGCCGAGCACGAGGTCGGCACCGTCCTGACCGTGGACGTCTTCGAGGTGGGCACGTACGTGGACATCTCGGGTGTGACCAAGGGCCGCGGGTTCCAGGGCGTCGTCAAGCGCCACGGCTTCACCGGTGGCAAGGCCACCCACGGCTGCACCACGCACAAGCTGCCGGGCTCCATCGGGGCCTCGGCGTACCCGTCCCGCGTCATCAAGAACAAGAAGCTGCCCGGGCACATGGGTGACATCAACTTCACCTCCCGGAACCTCAAGGTGGTGGGCATCGACAAGGAGCGCAACCTGATCTGGGTCCGCGGCTCCGTTCCGGGCCACACGAACAGCTACGTGGTGGTCCGTCAGAAGGCCTAGGCGCGGGCGCTACCGCGCCGGGGAAGGAACGAGGCAATGGCATCGGCGAAACTGTACAAGAGCAGCGGCGAGTCGAGCGGCACGATGGATCTGCCCGCCGGCCTGTTCGAGGCCCCCTGCCACGAGCACGTGGTGTACGAGGCCGTGAAGGCGTACCTGGCCAACCAGCGCCAGGGGACGCACAGCGTCAAGCACCGCCACGACATGAAGGGCGGCGGCGCGAAGCCCTGGCGCCAGAAGGGCACCGGCCGTGCCCGCGCCGGTTCCAACATCTCCCCGCTGTGGGTGGGCGGTGCCCGGGCGTTCGGCCCGGTCCCGCGCGACTACGGCTACCGCGTCCCGCGCGGCATCCGGCAGGCCGCCATCCGCGGCGTGCTGACGCAGCGTGCGAAGGAGGAGGCGGTGCTGGTGATGGAGTCGCTGGCCCCGGATTCGCACCGCACCCGGGACTTCGCGGAACTGCTGAAGAAGATGGGCCTCGCGGACCGCAAGACGCTCGTGATCACGCGGGAAGCGAACCGTAACGTGGTGCTGGGCGCCCGGAACATCCCGGGTGTCGAGACCCGGCCCGCGAACTCGCTGACGGCGTACGACCTGGTGAGCCACGACGCCGTGGTGCTCACCCGCGACGCGCTCCAGCAGCTCAACGAGGTGTTCGCGTCATGATGGATTCCCGACAGATCGTCCGCCTCGCCCTGATCACCGAGAAGGGGAGCCTGCAGCGGGAGAAGCACAACCAGTACATCTTCGACGTGCACCCGAAGGCCAACAAGATCGAGATCAAGAAGGCCGTCGAGGCCATCTTCCCGGTCAAGGTGGACTGCGTGCGCACCATGAACTGCCAGGGTAAGAAGAAGCGCGTGGGCGCCTTCGCCGGCCGACGCTCGGCCTGGAAGAAGGCCGTCGTGACGCTCAAGGAAGGCCAGACCATCGAGCTGTTCGAGTCGGTCTAGGACTCCTGCGAATCACCGGAGAGCTTGAGATGCCACTGAAGAAATACCGCCCGCTGACGCCGACACAGCGCTACCGCGTCACCAGCGGCTTCGACGAGATCACAGCGCGCGAGCCGCACAAGCCGCTGACCGAGTTCCTGCACCGGACGGGCGGCCGCAACAACCTCGGGCACACCAGCTCGTGGCTGCGCGGCGGCGGTCACCGGCGCCTGTACCGTTTCATCGACTGGAAGCGGAACAAGGATGGCGTTCCGGCCAAGGTCGCGACCATCGAGTACGACCCCAACCGCTCGGCGCGCATCGCCCTGCTGCACTACGCCGACGGCGAGAAGCGCTACATCCTCGCGCCCTCCGGCCTGGCCGTGGGCGAGACGCTGATGAGCGGCGAGGGCGCCGAGGTCCGCAACGGCAACTGCCTCCCGCTGCGCTCGCTCCCGCTGGGCACCAACGTGCACAACGTGGAGCTGACGCCGGGACGCGGCGGCCAGATGGCCCGCGGCGCGGGTTCGTTCTGCCAGCTGATGGCGAAGGAAGGCAACTACGCGCAGCTGCGCCTGCCCTCGGGCGAGATGCGGCTGGTGCACCTGAACTGCCGCGCCACGGTGGGCCAGGTCGGCAACCTGGACCACGAGAACGAGGTCCCGGGCAAGGCCGGCCAGAGCCGGTGGCGGGGCCGCAGGCCCAGCGTCCGCGGCGTGGCCATGAACCCGGTGGACCACCCGATGGGCGGTGGCGAGGGCAAGAGTTCCGGAGGCCGGCACCCCTGCACGCCGTGGGGCAAGCCGACCAAGGGTTTCAAGACGCGTCGGCGCAAGCCGTCCGACAAGTACATCGTGCGCCGGCGGAAGTAAGCGGGCGCGGGAGACGGAACCGGAGAAGCCATGTCGCGTTCGATCAAGAAGGGCCCGTTCATCGACGTCAAGCTGGCGAAGAAGATCGATGGGCTGAACAACGCGGGTGAAAAGAAGGTCCTCAAGACCTGGGCCCGCCGTTCAACCATCACTCCCGAGTTCGTCGGGCACACGCTGGCGGTGCACAACGGCAACAAGTTCATCCCCATCTACGTGACCGAGAACATGGTGGGGCACAAGCTCGGGGAGTTCGCTCCCACACGGATCTTCCGCGGGCACAGCTCCCACGTGGAGAAGTCCGCACCGGCCAAGTAGGCGCCGCGGGCGAACGCCGCACCGCGCAGCGATCGAAGCCAGGAGTCTGGGATGGAAGCCAAGGCAGTCGCGAAATACGTGCGCATCACGCCGCGCAAGGTCGGCCAGGTGCTGGACCTCATCCGGGGCCAGCGGGTCGAGAACGCGCAGCACATCCTGATGTTCACGCCCAAGAACGCCGCCCGCACCGTGGCCAAGGTGCTCAAGTCGGCGGTGGCGAACGCCACCAGCCGGGAGGAGCGCGTGGACGTGGATCGCTTGGTGGTGAAGGCGGCCATGGTGGGGCCCGGCCCCACGATGAAGCGCTGGCTGCCCCGGGCGCAGGGACGGGCGACCCCGCTCCTGAAGCGTACCTGTCACATCACCGTCGTCGTGGGCGACGGGAAGAGCAAGTAAGGAGCCGGCACGATGGGTCAGAAAACCAATCCGATCGGGCTGCGCCTGGGGATCATCAAGACTTGGGACTCGCGGTGGTTCGCGAAGCGCGGCTACGCCGACCTGCTGAAGGAGGACCTGCTTCTCCGCAAGTACCTCAAGAAGCGGCTCGAGCGCGAGGGCGTCCCCAAGATCATCATCCAGCGCACCGCGAACAAGGTCATCGTCACCATCAGGACCGCCCGGCCGGGCATGGTCATCGGCCGCAAGGGCGAGCAGGTGGAGAAGCTGTCGGCCGAGCTGCGGCAGCTCACCAGCAAGGACATTGACATCAAGATCGAGGAGATCAAGCGGGCCGACCTGGACGCGCAGCTCCTCGCGGAACACGTCGCGCGCCAGCTGGAGCAGCGGGTGGCGTTCCGTCGCGCCATGAAGCGCTCCATCGACTCGGCCATGCTGCGCGGCGCCCAGGGCATCCGCATCATGTGCTCGGGCCGCCTCGGCGGCGCCGAGATCGCGCGCACCGAGAGCTACCGCAAGGGCCGCGTGCCCCTGCACACGCTGCGCGCGGACATCGACTATGCGATCGCGACCGCCCGCACCACCTACGGCACCTGCGGCGTGAAGGTCTGGGTCTTCAACGGCGAGGTGCTGGACAAGTCGCAGGTGGACGCGTCGCAGCCCCCGGTGACGGCCTGACAGGCTCGGAAGGAACGAAACCATGTTGATGCCGAAGCGCGTCAAGCACCGGAAACAGCACCGCGGCCGCCGCTGGGGGAAGGCCACCCGGGGAGCCACCGTGGCGTTCGGGGAGTTCGGGCTCCAGGCCACGGAGCCGGGGTGGATCACGGCCCGCCAGATCGAGGCCGCCCGCGTGGCCATCACCCGTTACATCAAGCGCGGCGGAAAGATGTGGATCCGGATCTTCCCGGACAAGCCCATCACCAAGAAGCCGGCCGAGACCCGCATGGGCAAGGGCAAGGGCAACCCTGAGGAGTGGGTCTCGGTCATCAAGCCCGGCCGGGTCCTGTTCGAGCTCGAGGGCATCACGCCGCAGCTCGCCAAGCGGGCGATGGAGCTGGGCGCGAGCAAGCTTCCCCTGCACGCCCGGTTCGTGATGCGTACCGACGGCGGCGTGGAGACGGAGGCCCAGGCGCAATGAGCAAGGAATTCAAGGTGGACGCCATCCGGCAGATGAGCCCGGACGAGATCCGCCACAAGATGGCGGAGCTTCGAGACGCCCTGTTCAAGGACCGGTTCAAGAACTCGATGCGGCAGCTCCAGAACCCGCTCACCATCCGCGAGACCCGCCGCGCCCTGGCGCGGTTGGAGACGGTCCTGCGGGAGCACGAGAGCGGGATCCGGAAGCTCGGGACGCACTGATGAGTGGAGTCGAGGAGCGCATGGCAGAGAGCCTGACAGACCGGGGCCGCCGCAAGGGCCGCGTCGGTGAGGTCATCAGCGACAAGATGGACAAGACGGTGGTGGTGAAGATCAGCCGCCGCGTCCCGCACCCGGTCGTCCGGAAGTACGTGAAGCAGACCCGGACCTTCAAGGTGCACGACGAGAAGAACGAGTGCCGGATCGGAGACATCATCCGGTTCGTGGAGACGCGCCCGCTGTCGAAGGACAAGCGCTGGCGGTTCGTGGAGTTCGTCGAGCGCGCCAAGTAGCGGCGCGCGGGCGCGGCCCCGGTGGACCGCCCCGCGGGCGGGGCACCGGGTAGCGGCGGCCGTTTCCACGGCCAGGTTTCGGAGGATCCGATGGTTCAGCTTCGCACCATGCTCACCGTGTCCGACAACTCGGGCGCGCGGGTGGCCCAGTGCATCAAGGTGCTCGGGGGCCACCACCGGCGGTATGGCCGGCTCGGTGACATCGTGGTGGTTTCGATCAAGGACGCCCTGCCCGGCGGGCAGGTGAAGAAGGGCGACGTGGCCAAGGCGGTCATCGTGCGCACCCGCAAGGAGCAGAAGCGCAAGGACGGCTCCTACATCCGCTTCGACCAGAACGCGGTGGTGCTGATCGACGACGCGCGCGAGCCCCGCGGCACGCGCATCTTCGGTCCCGTGGCGCGTGAGCTGCGCGAGAAGGAGTTCATGAAAATCATCTCCCTCGCGCCGGAAGTGATCTAGAGGGGACCATGGATCTCCAGAAGAACGACAAGGTGCAGGTCCTGTCGGGCGACGCCGCGGGACAGGTGGGACGGGTCCTCCGGGTGTACCCGGAAAAGGGCCGGATCATCGTGGAGAAGGTGAACCTGGTCAAGCGCCACAAGAAGGCGCGCGGCCAGGGGGTCCAGAGCGGAATCATCGAGAAGGAAGCCGCGATCCATGCCTCCAACGTGGCGCTGTTCTGTGACCGCTGCGGCCGGGGCGTGAGGGTGAAGGTGGAAGGCCGGGGCAAGACCCGGACCCGGAACTGCGTCCGCTGCGGTTCCGCGATCTCCAAGGGGTAGTCCAACAGCCGGAGCCCGGGTCGCCGCGGCCGCGCCAGGCGCGGATGGCGGCCAGCGGAAGGGCCGGCGGAGAGTGTGATGGCGAAGAAGGAACAGGAACAGCCGAAGGGTGGAAAGCCCGGCAAGGGCGGCAAGCCCGACGCAAAGGCCGCCAAGCCCGCGAAGGCCGGGAAGGACGCCTCGCCGAAGGGCGGGGGCGTGATCGAGGTCGGCCCGCCGCCGCGCCTCAAGAAGATCTACGAGACCGACGTGCTCCCGGCGCTGATGAAGCGCTTCCAGTACACCAGCACCATGCAGGCGCCGCGCCTGGTGAAGATCGTGGTCAACATGGGCGTGGGCGACGCGCTGCAGAACATCAAGATGCTGGACGCCGCCGTGGGGG includes these proteins:
- the rpsS gene encoding 30S ribosomal protein S19; translation: MSRSIKKGPFIDVKLAKKIDGLNNAGEKKVLKTWARRSTITPEFVGHTLAVHNGNKFIPIYVTENMVGHKLGEFAPTRIFRGHSSHVEKSAPAK
- the rplV gene encoding 50S ribosomal protein L22, whose protein sequence is MEAKAVAKYVRITPRKVGQVLDLIRGQRVENAQHILMFTPKNAARTVAKVLKSAVANATSREERVDVDRLVVKAAMVGPGPTMKRWLPRAQGRATPLLKRTCHITVVVGDGKSK
- the rplP gene encoding 50S ribosomal protein L16, which gives rise to MLMPKRVKHRKQHRGRRWGKATRGATVAFGEFGLQATEPGWITARQIEAARVAITRYIKRGGKMWIRIFPDKPITKKPAETRMGKGKGNPEEWVSVIKPGRVLFELEGITPQLAKRAMELGASKLPLHARFVMRTDGGVETEAQAQ
- a CDS encoding 50S ribosomal protein L24, with protein sequence MDLQKNDKVQVLSGDAAGQVGRVLRVYPEKGRIIVEKVNLVKRHKKARGQGVQSGIIEKEAAIHASNVALFCDRCGRGVRVKVEGRGKTRTRNCVRCGSAISKG
- the rpmC gene encoding 50S ribosomal protein L29, yielding MSKEFKVDAIRQMSPDEIRHKMAELRDALFKDRFKNSMRQLQNPLTIRETRRALARLETVLREHESGIRKLGTH
- the rplN gene encoding 50S ribosomal protein L14, which gives rise to MVQLRTMLTVSDNSGARVAQCIKVLGGHHRRYGRLGDIVVVSIKDALPGGQVKKGDVAKAVIVRTRKEQKRKDGSYIRFDQNAVVLIDDAREPRGTRIFGPVARELREKEFMKIISLAPEVI
- the rplB gene encoding 50S ribosomal protein L2; protein product: MPLKKYRPLTPTQRYRVTSGFDEITAREPHKPLTEFLHRTGGRNNLGHTSSWLRGGGHRRLYRFIDWKRNKDGVPAKVATIEYDPNRSARIALLHYADGEKRYILAPSGLAVGETLMSGEGAEVRNGNCLPLRSLPLGTNVHNVELTPGRGGQMARGAGSFCQLMAKEGNYAQLRLPSGEMRLVHLNCRATVGQVGNLDHENEVPGKAGQSRWRGRRPSVRGVAMNPVDHPMGGGEGKSSGGRHPCTPWGKPTKGFKTRRRKPSDKYIVRRRK
- the rpsQ gene encoding 30S ribosomal protein S17, producing the protein MTDRGRRKGRVGEVISDKMDKTVVVKISRRVPHPVVRKYVKQTRTFKVHDEKNECRIGDIIRFVETRPLSKDKRWRFVEFVERAK
- the rpsC gene encoding 30S ribosomal protein S3, with product MGQKTNPIGLRLGIIKTWDSRWFAKRGYADLLKEDLLLRKYLKKRLEREGVPKIIIQRTANKVIVTIRTARPGMVIGRKGEQVEKLSAELRQLTSKDIDIKIEEIKRADLDAQLLAEHVARQLEQRVAFRRAMKRSIDSAMLRGAQGIRIMCSGRLGGAEIARTESYRKGRVPLHTLRADIDYAIATARTTYGTCGVKVWVFNGEVLDKSQVDASQPPVTA
- a CDS encoding 50S ribosomal protein L23, coding for MMDSRQIVRLALITEKGSLQREKHNQYIFDVHPKANKIEIKKAVEAIFPVKVDCVRTMNCQGKKKRVGAFAGRRSAWKKAVVTLKEGQTIELFESV
- the rplC gene encoding 50S ribosomal protein L3, translated to MKLSLLGRKVGMTQVFDESGNAIGVTVIEAGPCPVVQVKDAKKDGYSAIQIAYGKAKQKHTTKALQGHYAKAKVELAKRLREVRLDGPAEHEVGTVLTVDVFEVGTYVDISGVTKGRGFQGVVKRHGFTGGKATHGCTTHKLPGSIGASAYPSRVIKNKKLPGHMGDINFTSRNLKVVGIDKERNLIWVRGSVPGHTNSYVVVRQKA
- the rplD gene encoding 50S ribosomal protein L4, with translation MASAKLYKSSGESSGTMDLPAGLFEAPCHEHVVYEAVKAYLANQRQGTHSVKHRHDMKGGGAKPWRQKGTGRARAGSNISPLWVGGARAFGPVPRDYGYRVPRGIRQAAIRGVLTQRAKEEAVLVMESLAPDSHRTRDFAELLKKMGLADRKTLVITREANRNVVLGARNIPGVETRPANSLTAYDLVSHDAVVLTRDALQQLNEVFAS